In Helicobacteraceae bacterium, the DNA window CGGTTAAATCCTCGCGTTCGATTTCGTCCTCTTGAGCGCGGCAGAAGTCGGCGAAAAATCCGCCTTCGTATCCGCGCAGGGTTTTCAGGTCGCGCATATGAGCGTCGATACGCTCGATTAGCGACGCGACGAACTCATAGCTCTTTATATCGCCGTTCCAGATTAACCAACCCGCGCGCGACGGTTGTCGCGCCAGCTTCTCAAACTCGATTTCGCTTGCGCCTCGCGGAACGACAAATAAAATAACGCCGCTTGCCTGCGATAAAGCGTAAGCGCTCCGTAACGGCAGATCGGCGTTTGGAGCGAGAGAGACTGTTTGCTCCCCGCTCGCAATCGCGAGAGGCGCGAAATTCGCGAACCTCTCCCCGTAGGCGTTCTGAAGCGTTATCTCGCCCGCGCTTGGCAAATCAAATTTCACGGCTCGTTTCATAAGCGCAAGTTTGCGGTTTTGCGTCCGCGAAAAATAGGGGTCAGAATTGTTTTTTTGAGGATTTTTGCGAAATTTGAGAACTCTATTGAAAACGCGTTAAATAGGCGGCGTTGCCATTCGGACTGGATTTTGCTAGAATAAAACAGATGTTCGTAAGGAGGAGCAAATGAGTGAAGAACCCGAATCTTTTAACTTTTCGCCCATCGCCGTAGCGAACTATTTCGTGTCCAAGGGCATTGACGAAGGCTCGCCGATAGGCTTGCTAAAAGTGGTTAAGCTCGTCTATTTCGCGCACGGCGCGTGCCTCGCCTATTTTGGCAAATCGCTTTTTTCAGAACAGGTCGAAGCGTGGAATTACGGTCCCGTTATTCCAAGCGTTTACCATACCTTCAAAATTTATGGTAAACAGCTTATTGGCAAACCCGCTAACGAGCTGACTATGGACAAAAAGTTCAAGTTTCGGCTAAATACGCCGCGCCTGTCAAATAACGACCTAGAAAAACTAAACGCCGAGTTCGACGACGGAACTGTTATGAATATGCTTGACGTCGTGTGGCGCGTTTATGGCAAATATAGCGGCGTGCAGCTTGTAGATATAACCCACAAAAAAGATTCTCCGTGGGAGACAGAGTTCCGCGACGACGCTCATCATATTCCTATACCAAACGATAAGATCGAAAAATATTTCCAAAAAGAGGGGTTTAGGCGCTGAATGGACTTAAACGAGCTTAAAAGCGGCGCGGAAAGTAACGTTCCCTCGGAAGCGGCAGAAGTCAATCCTGATCTGCGGAACGACATCAAAGGACTAAAAAGCGATACCGTTACGTATTTTCGCCAACTACTAAAAAGCGGGTGGGTTTGTTGGTGGTTTAGAATTTTCTTTTTTGCGATACTTATTTTTATGATTTGGTTTGTTGCCTTCAGCCTATATGATATTCTATATCACAGCCCGCCTAAGCCCCTATTTTTGTCTATTTGGAGCGAAGCGTTGGCATTTTTGAAAACTGTTTTTGCCGTTATAGGCTTCTTCTGGGTAATTGTCAGAGCCGTTATAAAACTTTGGGAAGAACGCGAATAAAATCCTAATCGCGAGGTTATCGTCGCCGTTAAACGATCGTTTCAAACAACGAAGGCGTTCTATCAGGCGGCTTTTTGCGATAAACGCGAGGCGCGAACGCTTTGACGATCAACGCCTCCAGATAGCAGCTACAACTAACGCCCGCGTAATCGGCGCGCGTTTTCACGCTTTCGATTAACTCCGCGCTTAAACGCCAGCTTGGCAGCCGCTCTCGCGGCGCGTTACGTTTGTTGTAGTGGCGCGGGCGATTATTAGCCATCGCCATTCTCCGCCGCTATCTTTTGCCGCGCGGAGAGAGCGATTAACTCCTCGTCGCTCATCTGCGCCATCTCTTGAGGCGTAATCGCGCCGATGCTGATATTCTTGATTACCGTATCCGGCTCTTTGCCGTATGTAACCTCTTTGGCGGTCTTGATGATTTCGGCGTAGGTTTTAACGTCGGAGAGATACTTAGCCTTTTTAACCATCTCGTCGGCGATATAGACGGCTTTGCCCATTTTCTTATGCAGCGCGTCAAGGCTGATAATCTGCTCGAATATCGCGCCCGCCACCTTGTCGTGGTATTCGCTCGGTTTCATCTCGCCGTCGGTTAGCGCGAGTTCGGCGGCTATATCCTTGCCCGCGCCCTTTTGCAACGCCGCTTTCGCCGCCTCCTCGATAATCGCTCGCGCCCGCTCTTTATCCGGTCCGTACCTGTTCTTTATCCAGCCCTCCTTACGCGCCCAATCCTCGATTGTTTTGCGCGGAAGGCTAAATTGCCTTCCAACCTCTCGCGCCGATTGATCGTGCGTCTCATACCAAATCCTAGCCTCTAAGCGCAAGTTTTTATCGTGCATTAAAATCTCCACGCATATGAGCCGCCCTCGCGCGCGCGAATACGCCCCGTTTCGACGTAACGTTTTTGCTTCTTTGGCGTTGCGAAACGCCAGCCGCTGGCGAACGCGTCCAATCGATTGTCGCGGTTATGTTTCTTATCGGGCGACCACGCCCTAGCCTCCTTTTTGAAATCATCGACGCCGTTTGCCGAGCGTAGAAATACGATCTGAGAGTTGTTGAAATAGGGTTGTAGAACGCTTATTTTTTGTTCTTTAGTTATTTTGTTGTCGGTCGGATAGACCTCGTAATTAGAAAACAGCGGCGCGAGATTATGTTCCCGTCGTTTGGCGTTGCGTTTGGCGAGCGCGGCGGGTAGCAGTTGAGCTAGGGCGTGTCCGCCGCCCGCGCCCTCGATATATGTCCTAGCAGAAGGGTGGCGCTCTATCGCGTCAATTATCCGCTCTACAAATTCGTCGATAGTCCATTTGCCAGCCCAGCAGTCGAGCAGAACGATCAGCTCCGCGTCGTTTTTTGTCCCCCAACCCTCGACGACAATAGCGCGATCGTCGCTTTCGGCTTTGAGGCTCATCGCGGGATCGACCATTATCAGCGTATTTAGCGGCGGCAGATCGCCGAGCGCCGCGCTTTGGTTCATCATGTCGTCGGTGAAAAAACCCGCCTCGATTGTTTCAGGGTCTTGCTGGTATTGCGCCGAAAAGCCGCTAACGCCCATCTCCTTTTTGGCGCGTTCAAGCTCCTTTATTCCCTCTAGCGCCTCAAACAGCGGTTCGTCCGCCGCGCGCTCATAGATGAAACCGCCGAACTCGTAACGCTTTGGCTCGTCCTCGATACCGCGTAAGCAGATATGCAGAAACTCGCCGCCCGCCTCGTCGGCTAACAATCTACCCGCTGGGTCTTCCTTATGGAGCCGCTGCATAATCACGATAATCGCCCCGCGCTTCTTATCCTGCAGACGCGAGATAATACTCTCGCGGTAGTAGTCCCACGCCTCGTCTCTAGCGGCGCGACTTCTCGCGTCGATGGCTTTTAACAGATCATCCACAATCAGATAATCGCCGTGAAAGCCGGTAATCGCGCCGCCCGTTCCCGTTACATACATACCGCCGCCCGCGCTTGTAGTCCAATAGTGCTTCTGGTTTTGCTCTCTGGATAGTTTAAGACGCGGAAAGACGGCGGCGTAGGCGCTATGCGCGACGATGTTGCGCGTTTGGACGCTTACCTGCTCGCTTAAATCCGCTCCATACGTCGCGTATATAAACTTGCGTTGCGGATTGCGCCCTAGCGCCCAGCTTATAAATTGTCTGGCGGCTTGTTCGGTTTTGCCGTAAGAGGGCGGCATATTAAGCAGAACGCGATTGATCTCGCCGCGCTCCACCGCGCTAAAAACTTCGGCTAAATAGCCGTGATGCCAATTATGCTTAAACTCCCTCGCGTAGATATAGCGGAAGCTATAGCGCATAAACTCTAAGAAGTTGCGGCGCGCAAGCTCTCTTTCGGCTAACATCGACGAGACGCTAATTTTGCTCATCGCGCGGTCTTTCTTGCGTTATCGCCCCAAATAGTATCTCGAACGCCGCGAAATTGCGCGGATAACGTCGGCGCGACGCATTCGGTCGCCCAAACGGGCGATACAAACGTTAATTTGCGTTTAGAGTTTCGTAGCCGCCTATGATTTAGCGAGCATTGCTTCAGTATTTTTTTTACCAAGCGTTTTTTATCCATTCTTATCGCGCGTTTAATCATTGTTTGCCTCCCTCTTTTTTTGGTTCGATCAGGCATACGTCGTAAAGCCAATCGCCGTCGGACTTGTTTTTGAATACGGCAAGTTGCAGTCTGCCGCCTATAAACAGAGGCGATTGAACGTATCCGCTCATATAGTTTTCGCCCTTCTCGCCCGTCTTAATCCACAACGCGCCGCACTGATGAGAGACCTCCTTTTCGCCCTTTTTCGGGTGCGGAGGGAGCAGATACAAGAGATAGTCGGGGCTATTTGGAGCATCCGACCTGTTCTTGCCCAATCTGAAAACGGCGGGATATAAAAACGGCAGATGAAGGTTAGCCTGCAAGAAGCGCCCGCCCTCAAACTCGATTCTCTTGATTACGCCGATTCGCATTAGCTCTCGATTTCGACGGGTATCTCTATGTCGCCCGCGTTATAAGTCGTTTCATAATGTCTATAAAACGCCTTCTTATACGGGTTGAATGTAATTTCATTCTTGAAATGAACGCCGTTCTGTTTGTTTTTGGCGATCAGAAGCTCGCGCTTCTGGCTACTTGGATTGTCTTTTTCTTTTATGCGCTTTAAATAGAGAATTACGCTCGCCTCGTGAGCGCCGTTCTTGCTCTTTGTCGGAGCGATAACGCCGCTTGCGGCGTCGAGCTTGCTCGTTTGGATAACGAGAACTATCACAAGCTCTAGCTTATGCGCTAGTTTAGCGAGGCGCGAGAACTTCTCCGTTTCGCGCTCTTCGACGGTAGCGGTTTTCGCGGCGTTGTTTTCAATCCTCATCTGCGAGTCAATTACTACGAACCTCGCGTCGCGCTTAGCCCAAAAACGTATTTCACGCTCAATTTGCGAAATATCATAGCCGTCGTCTATAATTTGCAAATTAGGGGCGTTCCAGCCTTCGCCCTCGACCTCCTTTTGCGTTTGGACGAATTTACGAACCGTAAATTCAAAGCAGAAAAATAGAACGGGCGACGTTTTGGCGATATGCTTCATTATCTGCGTGGCGAGCATTGTCTTGCCCGCCTCCGGTTCGCCGCCGATTAAGATAAGCTGTCCCGCCTCCCAGCCGCCCCTAAACGCGTCGTCCAAGAAGCTAACGCCGAGCGGAAACTTATCGAGCGGCGGTTTTGCCGCGTCCTCTTTGGCGCACAGATCGTAGCTCTTCGCTTTGGTGTTAGTCTCGCCCATAGCCTCTATTTCTGCGAGCGTCTTTTTTACCGCCGCGATTGCGTCCGATACGTTTTCCTCCTCTTCGCTAAATCGCCTTATATTCGTAGCGAGTTTCTGTAATTCGCGCCGCTTAAATAGGTCGATTAGGCTCGCGCAATAGGGCGCTGGCGCTACAAGCGGCGTTGTGGCGAGAATATCGAGCATAGTATCCTCGTGATACCTCTCGCCCAACTCTCGCTTGACAAAGATTTCAGCGATCGGTTGCGCTTTCGCGCGCAAGCTCGCGCAAGCGGCGAATAACGCCTGATGTTGAGTTGTGTAGAAATGTCGCGCCTCTACGCCTTCTAGCGCGTCAAAACCGCCGACCGCAACGCCTTCCATAGCCGTCGCTAACAACGCTCTTTCGAGCGTCAAATCAAAGAGTTCCATTGAAACTCCTAAAATCTTTCCGCGTGTGTAAAAAGCGAGCAAAACCGCTTAAAATCGTGGGTTTTGTTTGCGCGTTATTTGGCGTTAATTTGGGATTACGCCAACCCGACCAACGCAGTTTGTTGCTTGCTTCGTTGGTAAAAACGCCTTTTTTAATCAAAAGTTGCCCGCCTAGCGAAGCTAGTAAATCCGTTAATTCCTTACTTCCCGCGCAAGCGATAGGGCGGTTTACCGCCCGTAATCGCGAAGGAAAGCGGGAATCTATCTTTTAATAAACAATCGTAATGCAAGCGCATTGCATAGCGTTCTTTTAACTTTTTGCGGACTCCCATTTATGCGGGAACGACAACCCGCGCGCTCGCAAGGAGCGAGACAATATCGTCTAACTCGTCTTCGCGCGCGTCGTTTATGTTTCAATCCGAGCGGCGCTTGAACGTTAGGCTATTTTAATTATAAGCGGATTGAAGGCTTTGGAGGCGATCAGCACGCGATCGCCAATTTGCAGGTTTTCGATCTCCGTTTGCGTCGCGGCGACTTTGATTATATCGCCGCCGACAAGGACGCTCAAAATATAGACCACGCCCGACTCCTCGATCAGCAAAATATCGCCGATTACGCGAAATTTGTTGCTGATATTGCTCGCCGAAAACACCTCCGACGGCGCGCCGCTCTTTGCGATCCGTCCGTTTTCGATCACGAAGGTTTTGCTGGAGAGTCTGAAAACTTCGCTTAGATCGTGGCTAACTAGCAACGTGGCGGGGCGAAGCGTTCTTTGTAGCTCCAGAAGTTCGTTTTGCAACTCGCGGCGCATAACGTTATCAAGCGCGCTTAACGGCTCGTCTAGCAGTAAAATTTTGGGTTTAAGCGCCAAAGCGCGGGCGAAAGCGACGCGCTGTCGCTGTCCGCCGCTTAACTGCGAGGGCTTTTGATGTTGGAGATTAACCAGAGCGCATAGCTCTAACAACCGATCGGCGTTAAAACGCTCGTTTTTCGCCAACGCGAATTCGATATTTTTTCTTACGCTCATATTGGGGAAAAGCGCGTAATCTTGAAACACGAATCCGACGCGGCGTTTTTGCGGTTTTTGATTGATCCTTCGCGCCTTGTCAAACCAAATCTCCCCGTCGGCGACTATCGATCCGCCGTCAGGATCGGTTAGTCCGGCGATCATTCTTAAAAGCGTCGTTTTTCCCGCGCCGCTCTCGCCGAAAATCGTAACGAACTCGCCCTCGCCTATCGCGCCGTCGAAGGCAAACTCTATATCGCCGTTCGCGGATTTAAGCCGCTTTCTGACGCTAATCTCGATCATAAGACGTTGGCGCGCGCAAATCGGCGGTTGAGGATATAGACGCAAAGAAGCATCGCGAAGGTGATCGCAAAGAGCGTGAAGGCGTATTTGTGCGCCAGCGCGTAGTTTAGCCCCTCGACCTCCTCGTAGATCGCTATGCTCGCCACTTTGGTAACGCCCGGTCTGCTGCCGCCAATCATCATAACCACGCCAAATTCGCCCACCGTATGCGCGAAGCTAAGCACCGCGCCGACGAGCAGCGAGCTTTTCATATTGGGCAGCAGGACGAAAAGAAGCGTTTTTAACCTGCCCGCGCCGAGCGTGGCGGCGGCTTCGCGCAAAGAGACGCTAAGAGAGGAAAAGCCGCTTTGGATCGGATGAACCATAAACGGCAGACTGAAAATAACGCTGCCCAAAACCAACCCCTCAAAACTAAATACCAACTGAAAATCAAACCGCTCGTCAAGATACCTGCCGATCGCGCTGTTTTTCTTGCTAAACGCCATCAGCAGATAGAAACCAAGCACGCTAGGCGGCAGGACAAGCGGCATGCTTACGATCGTTTCGATCGCGACGCGGACGCGGCTTTTTGTGTGAGCCAACCAATATGCCAGAGGTATGCCGACTATCAACAAAACCGTCGTCGCGCAAAACGCGACCTTGAAGGTTACGACCATCGTCGATACGAACCCGATCGAGTCTTTGCTCAACTCGACGCCAACGTTTTGCAACAGGCTTACGATCGCGCCGCTTAGCTCGAACGACGATATTTTCTCAAACAGATCGCTCATCTAGCGCTCTTATAGATATTTCATTGGCTTTAACCAGCCACTCCACCTCGTCGCCGAGCGCTAGTTTCAGCCGTTTAGCCGATTGCGCCGTGATGATGGATCGTATTTCGTTATCGCCGCTTTGCAGCGCGATCTCGCATAAAAGACCGCCGTAACGCAGGCTTTTGATCGTTGCGCTATGGCGGTTTCTTAGGCTTATATCGCCGATTAGGTTTTTGGCGATCGAGGCTTCGGTCTCTTTGAACAGCGCCTCCACCTCGCGCCCGATCGTCAAATAATCGCAACTTTCCGGCGTTTCCACCAAAAGCGCCGAAAGCGTCAGACCGCCCGCCGCAATCTTGGCAATCGAGATCGCGCCGTCGGTTTCGACTCCGGTAATACAGCCGAAAAGAGCGTTCATTATTTGATAACGCTTAGTCCGTGTTTATCAAAAATCTTGATCGCCGCGTCGGATTTTAGGAACGCGACAAACTTTTGAGCCTCCTCCTGTTTTTTGCTGCTTTTGATAATGACCGTGCCGTATAGAAGCGGATCGTAGAGCTTGGAATCGATATATTCGTATTTGCCCTCGCCCTTAGCGATAATATCCGCCACGACCGAATAACCCGTGATGCCGACCTCCGCCGCGCCGCTTTCCACAAAGGTAGTCGCTTGAGAGATGTTATCGCCCTGAACGATTTTCGATTCGATCTTCTTATACAGACCCGCTTTTTCCAGCGCCTGCGCCGCCGCCGCGCCCAAAGGAGCGGTTTTAGGATTTGCGATCGCGATCTGCTTTACGCTTTTGTCGGTCAAAACGTCGAGACCTTTTTTCAGATCGATCGAGCGGCTCCACAAGATCAGCTTGTTTTCCACCGTCGCGATCACGTCGCCGCTTGCCCAACCGTTTTTGACGATCTCTTGCGGATATTTAAGATCGGCGCTCATAAACACGTCAAACTCCGCGCCTTCGCCGATCTGTTGCGTCAGTTTGCCGCTCGCCGCGAAAACCGTCTCCACTTTGCCGCCTTTATAGGCTTCAACCACCTCCGTCAGAGCGTTTTTGTAGCTTGCCGCCGCCGCTACCGTTATATCCGAAAACAACAACGCCGCGCATGAAAAAAACGCAAAAACCAACTTTTTCATTATGTCTCCTTTTGACATTCATCTGCAATAACGCCGCTAAACGCGGGTTATATAAAGGCGGCGCTTTGCCGCCTCGTTAGCGCCGCGTCCGCGCGAGCATAGCGCGCCTTAAGCGCCTATAATCACATGCGAGGCTTTGAACAGCGCCCACGCTTTATCGCCGCGCTGAAAATTAAGCTCTTTTTGCGCGTCTTCCGTGATTACCGCCGCGATTGTGTTACCGCCTTCAATCGCCAACTTGATCTCCACGTTGACTTTGCCCTCCACGATGGTTTCTACCGTGCCTTCAATCGAGTTGCGCGCGCTGATCGCCTTAGGTTTATCGCGGGAAAGCACAATCCAGCTTGCCTTGATAAGCGCGTAGGCTTCGTCGCCCGTTTTAAGCCCCATATCGTCTAGGCTTTCGTTCGTGATCGTCGCGATAATGGGAGTCTTGCCGCGAGCTAACAGCTTGATCTCCGCGTTGACCGCGCCTCTCTTGATTTCGGACACCGTTCCCGCAAGCTGATTTCTCGCGCTTGTTTTCATCGTAATCCTTTGCGCCGTTCGCAACAGAGAAACGTCGTCGTCTCCGTTTTGCGACAGCAGAGTTAATAGCTGAGAGTGTTTGGCTTGAAGCAACTCAAAAAGCCTTACGAGCGAGCGCCCCGCCCGCGTCAATTTTGCACCGCCGCCGCCCTTGCCGCCTCTTACGCGCTCGACAAGCGTCTGCGGAGCCAAATTGTTCATCGCGTCCACTAAATCCCAAGCGGTTTTATAGCCGATCTTGAGAGCTTTAGCGGCTTTATTGATGGAGCCGTGCGCGTCGATCGCGTTCAGCA includes these proteins:
- a CDS encoding DUF4065 domain-containing protein, producing the protein MSEEPESFNFSPIAVANYFVSKGIDEGSPIGLLKVVKLVYFAHGACLAYFGKSLFSEQVEAWNYGPVIPSVYHTFKIYGKQLIGKPANELTMDKKFKFRLNTPRLSNNDLEKLNAEFDDGTVMNMLDVVWRVYGKYSGVQLVDITHKKDSPWETEFRDDAHHIPIPNDKIEKYFQKEGFRR
- a CDS encoding DUF736 domain-containing protein; protein product: MRIGVIKRIEFEGGRFLQANLHLPFLYPAVFRLGKNRSDAPNSPDYLLYLLPPHPKKGEKEVSHQCGALWIKTGEKGENYMSGYVQSPLFIGGRLQLAVFKNKSDGDWLYDVCLIEPKKEGGKQ
- a CDS encoding ATP-binding cassette domain-containing protein → MIEISVRKRLKSANGDIEFAFDGAIGEGEFVTIFGESGAGKTTLLRMIAGLTDPDGGSIVADGEIWFDKARRINQKPQKRRVGFVFQDYALFPNMSVRKNIEFALAKNERFNADRLLELCALVNLQHQKPSQLSGGQRQRVAFARALALKPKILLLDEPLSALDNVMRRELQNELLELQRTLRPATLLVSHDLSEVFRLSSKTFVIENGRIAKSGAPSEVFSASNISNKFRVIGDILLIEESGVVYILSVLVGGDIIKVAATQTEIENLQIGDRVLIASKAFNPLIIKIA
- the modB gene encoding molybdate ABC transporter permease subunit — encoded protein: MVVTFKVAFCATTVLLIVGIPLAYWLAHTKSRVRVAIETIVSMPLVLPPSVLGFYLLMAFSKKNSAIGRYLDERFDFQLVFSFEGLVLGSVIFSLPFMVHPIQSGFSSLSVSLREAAATLGAGRLKTLLFVLLPNMKSSLLVGAVLSFAHTVGEFGVVMMIGGSRPGVTKVASIAIYEEVEGLNYALAHKYAFTLFAITFAMLLCVYILNRRFARANVL
- a CDS encoding TOBE domain-containing protein; this encodes MNALFGCITGVETDGAISIAKIAAGGLTLSALLVETPESCDYLTIGREVEALFKETEASIAKNLIGDISLRNRHSATIKSLRYGGLLCEIALQSGDNEIRSIITAQSAKRLKLALGDEVEWLVKANEISIRALDERSV
- the modA gene encoding molybdate ABC transporter substrate-binding protein, translating into MKKLVFAFFSCAALLFSDITVAAAASYKNALTEVVEAYKGGKVETVFAASGKLTQQIGEGAEFDVFMSADLKYPQEIVKNGWASGDVIATVENKLILWSRSIDLKKGLDVLTDKSVKQIAIANPKTAPLGAAAAQALEKAGLYKKIESKIVQGDNISQATTFVESGAAEVGITGYSVVADIIAKGEGKYEYIDSKLYDPLLYGTVIIKSSKKQEEAQKFVAFLKSDAAIKIFDKHGLSVIK
- a CDS encoding TOBE domain-containing protein, with product MTVGGKVWLDRDKERLLGENRAALLNAIDAHGSINKAAKALKIGYKTAWDLVDAMNNLAPQTLVERVRGGKGGGGAKLTRAGRSLVRLFELLQAKHSQLLTLLSQNGDDDVSLLRTAQRITMKTSARNQLAGTVSEIKRGAVNAEIKLLARGKTPIIATITNESLDDMGLKTGDEAYALIKASWIVLSRDKPKAISARNSIEGTVETIVEGKVNVEIKLAIEGGNTIAAVITEDAQKELNFQRGDKAWALFKASHVIIGA